A stretch of DNA from Sulfurovum zhangzhouensis:
AGACCTAAATTTGAAGCAGAAGGGTACAAAGAGGTTATGCCTAAATTTGAAAAACCTGAAGCTGATGAAAAAGCGATCGATGAGAAGATCGAAGAGATCCTTACTCAGCAAGCGCCATGGGTAAAGATCAAAAGAAAGAGAATGGTAAAAGAAGGCGATATGACAGTGATCGACTTTGAAGGTTTCATTGACGGTGAAGCATTCGAGGGCGGTAAAGCTGAGAAGTTCAACCTAAAAATCGGTTCAGGCCAGTTCATTCCAGGATTTGAGGATCAGATCGTTGGTATGAAGTATGAGGAAGAGAGAACAATCAAAGTAAATTTCCCTGAAAACTATCAATCAGCTGACCTTGCAGGAAAAGAAGCAGAATTCAAAGTAACACTTCATGAGATCCAAGAGCAGGTACCTGAAGATTTGACTGATGAACTAGCACAAAAAATTCTTGGCGGAGAAGAGGGTGCTACTGTTGAAACACTTAAAGAGAGAATCAAATCTCAACTTGATAGAGAAGAGATCTCTAAGCTTTACCATACAGAACTTAAGCCAAAAATCGTTGAAGCATTGGTAGAGAAGTTCAACTTTGCATTGCCACAAAACATTGTTGAGCAAGAGATCGATGCAAAGATCAATCAAAAAGCTCAGGAAATGAGTGCAGAAGAGCTTAATGAATATAAAGAGAACCCTGAAAAAATAGAAGCACTTCGTGATGAAGTAAGAGCTGATGCTGAAGCAAGCGTAAAAGCAACATTCATCGTAGATGAGCTTGCAAAAAAAGAGGGTATTTCTGTAGCAGATCAGGAAGTATCTCAAGCACTTTACTATGAAGCGATCATGTCAGGTCAGGATCCTCAAGCGATCATCAAGTACTATGAAGAGCGTAACCTTCTTCCAGCGATCAAGATGGGAATGATCGAAGATAAACTCTTTGGTAAACTTCTTGGACTAGATGACTAATCCCTTCTTTTGATTCTCCCTCTTATAGGGGGTAGAATCACATAACTCCATTATTTTTTAAATACTATCTAATAATAATAGTGTATAGTTAACTAGTTTTTTAGTAATATACTTAACTATATACTTAACAAAGGTGACCAAATGAGTTATATCCCATATGTTGTAGAGCAGACCGGTAGAGGTGAAAGATCATACGATATCTATTCACGTCTG
This window harbors:
- the tig gene encoding trigger factor — protein: MSITVKKVDDANAIVSGKIDNEAIEKNVDKLAKEAAKQVKVDGFRPGKVPVSVVKSLHGDKLQQDAEGEALREFIDAGLKEAKIAAADMIGQPSFKKYEKGDKEIDVEIEISLRPKFEAEGYKEVMPKFEKPEADEKAIDEKIEEILTQQAPWVKIKRKRMVKEGDMTVIDFEGFIDGEAFEGGKAEKFNLKIGSGQFIPGFEDQIVGMKYEEERTIKVNFPENYQSADLAGKEAEFKVTLHEIQEQVPEDLTDELAQKILGGEEGATVETLKERIKSQLDREEISKLYHTELKPKIVEALVEKFNFALPQNIVEQEIDAKINQKAQEMSAEELNEYKENPEKIEALRDEVRADAEASVKATFIVDELAKKEGISVADQEVSQALYYEAIMSGQDPQAIIKYYEERNLLPAIKMGMIEDKLFGKLLGLDD